The following proteins are co-located in the Fusobacterium sp. genome:
- a CDS encoding adhesion protein FadA, translating to MKKTITLIGAMLVTISTFSASVTDFEDQMKSLEKEYQLLLKKEDQRYVQEKQIAATADNTLMGQKNIYKSVTESLNELQQMEKYVFYKDDYNQLLSKYQTILKDLEKSMNDQQTIIDNFKQIQLEKEINK from the coding sequence ATGAAAAAAACTATAACATTAATTGGAGCTATGCTTGTAACTATTTCTACTTTTTCAGCTTCTGTAACAGATTTTGAAGACCAAATGAAGTCTTTGGAAAAAGAATATCAACTTCTTTTAAAGAAAGAAGATCAGAGATATGTTCAAGAAAAACAAATAGCTGCAACAGCAGACAATACCCTTATGGGACAAAAAAATATCTATAAAAGTGTAACTGAAAGTCTTAATGAACTACAACAGATGGAAAAATATGTTTTTTATAAAGATGACTACAATCAACTTTTAAGTAAGTATCAAACTATATTGAAAGATTTAGAAAAATCTATGAATGACCAGCAAACTATAATAGATAATTTTAAACAGATTCAGTTGGAAAAAGAAATAAATAAATAA
- a CDS encoding SAP domain-containing protein, translated as MENFNMVLLLKLINEMEYDTEASKLLLSKYEIDEKKYLKIGLKEDYIKIYDIQQGTVKQLKEILKSAGLVQTGNKEALIQRVIDNISEKELKKYFGNDKYKLTPLGRKFLKDNIEELEEILSENGEKKKEESKEEIIKDTRIEENINRNIEKEKIMEKDKVKVLEHKDKFAKNYLVTGIIIILVVVCINIFL; from the coding sequence GTGGAGAATTTTAATATGGTACTTTTATTAAAGTTGATAAATGAAATGGAGTATGATACAGAGGCTTCAAAATTATTGTTGAGTAAATATGAGATTGATGAAAAAAAGTATTTAAAAATAGGCTTAAAAGAGGACTATATAAAAATATATGATATTCAGCAGGGAACAGTAAAACAACTAAAAGAAATATTAAAGAGTGCTGGATTAGTGCAGACAGGAAATAAAGAAGCATTAATACAAAGAGTTATTGATAATATATCTGAAAAAGAATTAAAGAAATATTTTGGAAATGACAAATATAAGTTGACTCCATTAGGAAGAAAATTTTTGAAAGATAATATTGAAGAATTGGAAGAAATATTGTCTGAAAATGGGGAAAAGAAAAAAGAAGAATCTAAAGAAGAAATTATAAAAGATACAAGAATTGAAGAAAATATAAATAGAAATATAGAAAAAGAAAAAATAATGGAAAAAGATAAAGTAAAAGTGTTAGAACATAAAGATAAATTTGCAAAAAATTATTTAGTAACAGGAATTATTATTATTTTAGTAGTAGTATGTATAAACATTTTTTTATAA
- a CDS encoding toxin-antitoxin system YwqK family antitoxin gives MKKILIIFSLFILMISCNIGKRDIDISKKEERNGIIYIINENKPFTGKITAKYEDGKLKSEENFKNGKYEGTIKEYFPNGQLAFEGIFKDGSLNGDVKIYFDNGQLENESSYTNNKIEGICKIYYEDGKLRNIINFKADKKNGPVEYYYPNGQLQYLENYVDDVLQGEGKVYFENGILKEENNYLDGKYHGLVKVYYESGKLESEYYYKNGQAHGESKIYYENGQVKNIVNFVEDKINGVSKIYYDNGQLEGEYSFVDNQFDGLFRKYSKDGEITNEAIFKKGKVEKIIK, from the coding sequence ATGAAAAAAATTCTTATAATTTTTTCTCTTTTTATTTTAATGATTAGTTGTAATATTGGAAAAAGAGATATTGATATTTCTAAGAAAGAGGAAAGAAATGGAATAATCTATATCATTAATGAGAATAAACCTTTTACTGGAAAAATTACTGCCAAGTATGAAGATGGAAAATTAAAATCTGAAGAAAATTTTAAAAATGGTAAGTATGAAGGTACCATAAAAGAATATTTTCCTAATGGGCAACTAGCTTTTGAAGGAATATTTAAAGATGGCAGTTTAAATGGTGATGTCAAAATATATTTTGATAATGGCCAGTTAGAAAATGAATCTTCTTATACAAACAATAAAATTGAAGGTATTTGTAAAATATATTATGAAGATGGAAAATTAAGAAATATAATAAACTTTAAAGCTGATAAAAAAAATGGACCTGTTGAATATTATTATCCTAATGGGCAATTACAATATCTAGAAAACTATGTTGATGATGTACTGCAGGGTGAAGGAAAAGTATATTTTGAAAATGGTATTTTAAAAGAGGAAAATAATTATCTTGATGGAAAATATCATGGTCTTGTAAAAGTATACTATGAAAGTGGAAAACTGGAGAGTGAATACTATTATAAAAATGGACAAGCTCATGGTGAATCAAAAATTTATTATGAAAATGGACAAGTAAAAAATATTGTTAATTTTGTTGAAGATAAAATTAATGGAGTTTCTAAAATTTACTATGATAATGGCCAGTTAGAAGGAGAATACAGTTTTGTTGATAATCAGTTTGATGGTTTATTCAGAAAATATTCCAAAGATGGTGAAATCACTAATGAAGCTATATTTAAAAAAGGAAAGGTAGAAAAAATTATTAAATAA
- a CDS encoding Na+/H+ antiporter NhaC family protein has product MDHSFINVLPVIVAAVLTIITRETLVSLFAGIILGNIILTNGNIFVAFIKSMTDIMTQVKGNAEVIAFSLLAGALVILLQASGGVTGIVYSLTEKTSVVKNKKHALFLSYIIGIALFFESSINILVSGTIAKAFSEKYRISSEELSYESASVCTAICGIFPFNGWGATLIGIIGVQVAAGTISGNPSEILIKSIPFNFYPLVTLLTLLFYIFIGKHWGPMRKASNRAKIMGTLVRDEGTPLIDTSGSQNLMRKSMKPDFMNMLLPLLVIILMMPVGLFITGNGNMLQGSGSISVYWAVSAALVCTAFYYIVIKKIMSGKEYMAYFYKGAENMVPVIILLAMSFTIGEVASQLNIGKYFAYVINGRIDKIFEPTVIFVISAVISFSTGTSWGTFALMMPVGLQMSSITGSYMILTVSSVISGALMGGSCSPVSDISVLSSMVAGADHIDHIKTQVPYAILNGIISIILFIIFGYLFNH; this is encoded by the coding sequence ATGGATCATAGTTTTATAAATGTTCTGCCTGTTATAGTTGCAGCAGTTCTTACAATAATTACTCGCGAAACTTTGGTTTCTCTTTTTGCTGGAATCATATTAGGAAATATAATACTGACTAATGGAAATATATTTGTGGCTTTCATTAAAAGTATGACTGATATAATGACACAGGTAAAGGGTAATGCTGAAGTAATTGCATTTTCTCTCCTTGCTGGAGCTCTTGTTATTCTTTTGCAAGCCTCTGGGGGGGTTACTGGAATAGTTTATTCCCTCACAGAAAAAACTTCTGTTGTTAAAAATAAAAAGCATGCTCTTTTTTTATCATATATAATAGGAATAGCTTTATTTTTTGAATCTTCCATTAATATCCTTGTTTCTGGAACTATTGCAAAAGCTTTTTCTGAAAAATATAGAATTTCCAGTGAAGAACTTTCTTATGAAAGTGCCTCTGTATGCACAGCAATATGTGGAATATTTCCCTTTAATGGATGGGGAGCCACACTTATTGGTATAATTGGAGTACAAGTTGCTGCTGGAACTATTAGCGGAAATCCTTCTGAAATATTAATAAAAAGTATTCCTTTTAATTTTTATCCATTAGTTACCTTATTAACACTTCTTTTTTATATATTTATTGGCAAACACTGGGGACCTATGAGAAAAGCTTCTAATAGAGCTAAAATCATGGGTACACTTGTAAGAGATGAAGGAACACCTCTTATTGATACAAGTGGAAGCCAAAATCTAATGAGAAAAAGTATGAAGCCTGATTTTATGAATATGCTCTTACCTCTTTTAGTTATTATTTTAATGATGCCTGTTGGACTTTTCATAACTGGAAATGGTAATATGCTTCAAGGATCAGGTTCTATTTCAGTATATTGGGCTGTTTCAGCAGCACTTGTATGTACTGCTTTTTATTATATAGTTATAAAAAAAATAATGAGTGGTAAAGAATACATGGCTTATTTTTATAAAGGAGCTGAAAACATGGTTCCTGTTATTATACTTCTTGCTATGAGTTTTACCATTGGTGAAGTAGCTTCACAGCTTAATATAGGAAAATATTTTGCTTATGTTATTAATGGAAGAATTGATAAAATATTTGAGCCTACTGTTATTTTTGTTATTTCTGCTGTTATATCTTTTTCTACTGGAACTTCATGGGGTACTTTTGCATTAATGATGCCAGTTGGACTTCAAATGTCTTCCATTACAGGAAGCTATATGATACTCACTGTATCCTCTGTTATTTCTGGTGCTCTTATGGGAGGAAGCTGTTCTCCTGTTTCTGATATATCTGTACTTTCTTCTATGGTAGCTGGTGCTGATCATATAGATCATATCAAAACACAGGTTCCTTATGCTATTTTAAATGGAATAATATCTATTATTCTTTTTATTATTTTTGGTTATCTTTTTAATCATTAA
- a CDS encoding sigma-70 family RNA polymerase sigma factor produces the protein MVSLHLIKKAKAGSEEAIEKIFKLFQGIMLLKTKKYFFYGGDKEDVLQEAMIGLLKAINGYEVGRQASFKTFAILCIKRQLITAIKSSNSGKYKILNMAVNNNEVSYEYNAVPAYSNKSFNFYNPEEIYLSKDKFNALKKYLKTHLSKMENEIFDYMLIELSYVEIAAKIGRDPKSIDNAIQRIKKKLKTFTDEYEAI, from the coding sequence ATGGTAAGCTTACATCTAATTAAAAAAGCCAAAGCAGGTAGTGAGGAAGCTATAGAAAAAATTTTTAAATTATTTCAAGGAATAATGCTTCTAAAAACTAAAAAATATTTCTTTTATGGTGGAGATAAGGAGGATGTACTTCAAGAAGCTATGATAGGACTTTTAAAAGCTATAAATGGTTATGAAGTAGGAAGACAAGCTTCCTTTAAAACTTTTGCTATTTTATGTATAAAAAGGCAGCTAATCACTGCTATAAAAAGTTCTAATAGCGGCAAATATAAAATTTTAAATATGGCTGTAAATAATAATGAAGTTTCTTATGAATATAATGCTGTTCCTGCATATTCTAATAAATCATTTAATTTTTATAATCCAGAGGAAATATACTTAAGCAAAGATAAATTTAATGCTTTAAAAAAATATCTAAAAACGCATTTAAGTAAAATGGAGAATGAAATCTTTGATTATATGCTTATTGAATTGTCATATGTAGAAATTGCAGCTAAAATAGGAAGAGATCCTAAGTCAATAGACAATGCTATCCAAAGGATAAAAAAGAAGCTTAAAACATTTACTGACGAATATGAAGCTATATAA
- a CDS encoding prohibitin family protein, which translates to MKKQIIFGGLGFGVIVVFFLVFTSFYTVKTGEVAIISSWGKITRIDKEGLNFKIPVVQTKEMLTTRDKIYSFDNMSVSTKDMQSIILDLTVQSAVSDPENLYRSFRGLHEASFIIPRTKEVVQASISKYTIEEFVSKRQELSKMIYEDLKDDFQAYGLSVSNVSITNHDFSIEYERAIEAKKVAEQEVERTRFEQEKFRVEAENQVLLAEYKLKEKELQAKANQVEAESLSPMLLKKLTIEKWNGKLPQVSGGNSSPIIKLDD; encoded by the coding sequence ATGAAAAAACAGATTATATTTGGTGGTCTTGGGTTTGGAGTCATAGTAGTATTTTTTCTTGTATTTACATCATTTTATACAGTAAAAACTGGAGAAGTAGCTATTATCTCAAGTTGGGGAAAAATTACAAGAATAGATAAAGAAGGATTAAATTTTAAAATACCTGTTGTTCAAACAAAAGAAATGTTAACAACAAGAGATAAAATATACAGTTTTGATAATATGTCTGTAAGTACTAAAGATATGCAGTCAATTATTCTTGATCTTACAGTTCAAAGTGCTGTCTCTGATCCAGAAAATCTTTATAGATCATTCAGAGGGTTGCATGAAGCAAGTTTTATTATTCCAAGAACAAAAGAAGTGGTTCAGGCTTCAATTAGTAAGTATACTATAGAGGAATTTGTTTCAAAAAGACAGGAATTAAGTAAAATGATATATGAAGATTTAAAGGATGATTTTCAAGCTTATGGATTATCTGTATCAAATGTTTCTATAACAAATCATGATTTTTCAATAGAATATGAAAGAGCTATAGAAGCTAAAAAAGTTGCTGAACAAGAAGTAGAAAGAACAAGATTTGAACAGGAAAAATTTAGAGTAGAAGCAGAAAATCAAGTATTATTGGCTGAATATAAATTAAAAGAAAAAGAACTTCAGGCAAAAGCTAATCAGGTAGAGGCAGAATCATTATCACCAATGTTATTAAAGAAATTAACTATTGAAAAATGGAATGGAAAACTTCCACAAGTGAGTGGAGGAAACAGCTCTCCAATAATAAAATTAGATGATTAA
- the aqpZ gene encoding aquaporin Z yields the protein MYKKLVAEFIGTFWLVLGGCGSAVIAAAFPVVGIGFTGVALAFGLTVLTMAYAIGHISGCHLNPAVSIGLCVAGRFKKEELVPYVISQVLGGIAGAGILYLITTGRADFVIGGFASNGYGVLSPGGYSMIAALITEIVMTMMFLLIIIGSTDEKAPNGFAPIAIGLGLTLIHLISIPVTNTSVNPARSTAMAIFAETPALSQLWLFWVAPIIGAIFAGIIYNSIFANKAISK from the coding sequence ATGTACAAGAAGTTAGTAGCAGAATTTATAGGGACATTTTGGCTTGTCTTAGGGGGATGTGGAAGTGCAGTTATAGCAGCAGCTTTTCCAGTAGTAGGAATAGGATTTACAGGAGTAGCATTAGCTTTTGGGCTTACTGTGTTAACAATGGCATATGCAATAGGTCATATTTCAGGTTGTCATTTAAATCCAGCAGTTTCTATAGGACTATGTGTAGCAGGGCGTTTTAAAAAAGAAGAATTAGTTCCATATGTTATCAGCCAAGTTTTAGGAGGAATAGCAGGAGCAGGAATATTATATTTAATAACAACTGGAAGAGCAGATTTTGTTATAGGAGGGTTTGCAAGTAATGGATATGGAGTATTATCACCAGGTGGATATTCAATGATTGCAGCATTAATAACAGAGATAGTAATGACAATGATGTTTTTACTTATTATAATTGGTTCTACAGATGAAAAAGCTCCTAATGGATTTGCTCCAATAGCAATAGGTTTGGGATTAACGCTTATTCATCTGATAAGTATACCTGTAACAAATACTTCTGTAAATCCAGCAAGAAGTACAGCAATGGCTATATTTGCAGAAACACCTGCTTTATCACAGTTATGGTTATTTTGGGTAGCTCCTATTATTGGTGCAATTTTTGCTGGAATAATATATAATAGTATTTTTGCAAATAAAGCAATTTCAAAATAA
- a CDS encoding DUF4240 domain-containing protein yields MTKMEFWELMEIFRNKSDGDNEVFLQSAQEYLSGCNAEEIYYFGGYLGAYMESVNECIWIDMACKVINGYVSDDTGLYFALWLISQGEKVLLEALTNPDSLANLPYIPFGNAEFEMLMSVTFEMIGEDMDIEKVHSIQIKCLEIIAPDIQYKNNDKYGNYECFEDGMEDIPNILPNLIKRADSENFDWKNLYEF; encoded by the coding sequence ATGACTAAAATGGAATTTTGGGAACTAATGGAAATATTCAGAAACAAAAGTGATGGAGATAATGAAGTATTTCTTCAATCTGCACAGGAATATTTAAGTGGTTGTAATGCGGAAGAAATATATTATTTTGGTGGATATCTTGGGGCATATATGGAATCTGTAAATGAATGCATTTGGATAGATATGGCCTGTAAAGTAATTAATGGTTATGTGAGTGATGACACTGGCTTATATTTTGCACTATGGCTTATATCTCAGGGAGAAAAAGTTCTTCTTGAAGCTCTAACTAATCCTGATTCATTAGCAAACTTACCATATATTCCTTTTGGAAATGCTGAATTTGAAATGCTTATGAGTGTTACTTTTGAAATGATAGGAGAAGATATGGATATTGAAAAAGTTCATTCTATACAGATTAAATGCCTTGAAATAATAGCTCCAGATATTCAGTATAAAAATAATGATAAATATGGCAATTATGAATGTTTTGAAGATGGAATGGAAGATATTCCTAACATTCTCCCCAATCTTATTAAAAGAGCTGATTCAGAAAATTTTGACTGGAAAAATCTATATGAATTTTAA
- a CDS encoding cold-shock protein: MLKGTVKWFNKDKGFGFISGEDGNDYFVHYSNINSKGFRSLEEGQAVTFEVTEGNKGPVASNVTVA; the protein is encoded by the coding sequence ATGCTAAAAGGAACTGTAAAATGGTTTAACAAAGACAAAGGGTTTGGATTTATTTCTGGTGAGGATGGAAACGATTATTTCGTGCACTACTCAAACATCAATTCAAAAGGATTTAGATCATTAGAAGAAGGACAAGCTGTAACTTTTGAAGTTACTGAAGGAAACAAAGGTCCAGTTGCTTCTAATGTAACTGTAGCATAG
- a CDS encoding N-acetylmuramoyl-L-alanine amidase — protein sequence MSMIFFSCSHVNYKIDDKSYQAKGKDNRIKYIVLHYTATNDEVGIRALTGPNVSSHYLITSKAEEPTYALLPHEERAWHAGVSEFCGRNNINDTSIGIEIVNIGIKAIPDAPKYDGFFRPYDEYVEFDDAQIKKVAALLKILIEQYQIKPKFIIGHSDVAPLRKIDPGPKFPWERLYREYNIGAWYEENDKIFFMNEALFNVTPISEIKSELRKYGYKINTTNEWDEESKRVVYNFKAHFNPKMLSEEMDLESFAILKALNKKYK from the coding sequence ATGTCAATGATTTTTTTCTCATGTAGCCATGTTAACTACAAAATAGATGACAAGTCATATCAGGCTAAAGGGAAAGACAATAGAATAAAATATATAGTTTTGCATTATACAGCAACTAATGATGAGGTAGGAATAAGAGCTTTAACTGGACCAAATGTCAGCTCTCATTATTTAATAACTTCAAAAGCAGAAGAACCAACATATGCCTTACTTCCTCATGAAGAGAGAGCGTGGCATGCTGGTGTAAGTGAATTTTGTGGAAGAAATAATATTAATGATACATCAATAGGAATAGAAATCGTAAATATAGGAATAAAAGCCATTCCAGATGCTCCAAAGTATGATGGATTTTTCAGACCATATGATGAGTATGTAGAGTTTGATGATGCACAGATAAAAAAAGTAGCAGCATTATTAAAAATACTTATTGAACAGTATCAAATAAAACCTAAATTTATTATAGGACATTCAGATGTAGCTCCATTAAGAAAAATTGATCCAGGTCCAAAATTTCCATGGGAAAGGCTTTATAGAGAATACAATATTGGAGCTTGGTATGAAGAAAATGATAAAATTTTCTTTATGAATGAGGCTTTATTTAATGTCACACCAATCTCTGAAATAAAGTCAGAACTTAGAAAATATGGTTATAAAATTAATACTACTAATGAATGGGATGAAGAAAGTAAAAGAGTAGTATATAATTTTAAAGCACATTTTAATCCAAAAATGTTAAGTGAAGAGATGGATTTAGAGAGTTTTGCTATTTTAAAAGCTTTAAATAAAAAATATAAATAA
- a CDS encoding HU family DNA-binding protein: MTKKDFAKALFEKGIFVSKAESERKVDAILTEIEEVLKSGEELNFIGWGKFEVVQKAERMGRNPKTGEEIKIEAKKSVKFKAGKTLVDKMN, translated from the coding sequence ATGACAAAAAAGGATTTTGCAAAAGCTTTATTTGAAAAAGGGATATTTGTTTCTAAAGCTGAATCAGAAAGAAAAGTTGATGCTATTTTAACAGAAATTGAAGAAGTACTAAAATCTGGTGAAGAATTAAACTTTATTGGATGGGGAAAATTTGAAGTAGTTCAAAAAGCTGAAAGAATGGGAAGAAACCCTAAAACTGGTGAAGAAATTAAAATAGAAGCTAAGAAGTCTGTAAAATTCAAAGCTGGAAAAACTTTAGTAGACAAAATGAACTAA
- the hydE gene encoding [FeFe] hydrogenase H-cluster radical SAM maturase HydE, translating into MRIKDILEKEKLTRDDLVNLMKISDAKDLELLYKKAYEIKTKDVGRKVYYRGLIEISNICIKNCNYCGIRKGNCKTERFSMSKDEIMEGVKWIYENNYGSLALQSGERQDREFIDFVEDVIKEIKKLSNGRLGITLSLGEQSYETYKRWFDAGAHRYLLRIESTNKELFKKLHPQDGKHTFEIRKKCLEALREIGYQVGTGVMIGVPGQTEEDLVDDILFYRDMKIDMIGMGPYIIHKDTPLGQEWKDIVLPNEKRVELGLKMIALTRIFLKDVNIAATTALQGLDSHGREKGLLAGANILMPTATLEEHKKKYLLYDNKPGIEDSIEKCRDDMDMKVKSIGDEIVYGEWGDSLHFKRKKR; encoded by the coding sequence ATGAGAATAAAAGATATATTAGAGAAAGAAAAATTAACTAGAGATGATCTTGTTAACCTTATGAAAATTTCTGATGCTAAAGACTTGGAATTGCTTTATAAAAAAGCTTATGAAATAAAAACAAAAGATGTAGGAAGAAAGGTATATTATAGAGGACTTATAGAAATAAGCAATATCTGTATAAAAAATTGTAATTATTGTGGAATAAGAAAAGGAAACTGTAAAACTGAAAGATTTTCTATGTCTAAAGATGAGATAATGGAAGGGGTAAAATGGATCTATGAAAATAATTATGGATCTTTAGCACTTCAATCTGGAGAGAGACAAGATAGAGAATTTATTGACTTTGTAGAAGATGTAATAAAAGAAATAAAAAAGCTTTCTAATGGAAGATTAGGAATAACTTTATCTTTAGGTGAACAATCTTATGAAACATATAAAAGATGGTTTGATGCAGGAGCTCATAGGTACTTATTAAGAATAGAAAGTACAAATAAGGAGCTATTTAAAAAACTTCACCCACAGGATGGAAAACATACTTTTGAAATCAGAAAAAAGTGTTTAGAAGCTTTAAGAGAAATAGGATATCAAGTTGGAACAGGGGTTATGATAGGAGTTCCAGGTCAAACAGAAGAAGATTTAGTAGATGATATACTTTTTTATAGAGATATGAAAATAGATATGATAGGAATGGGACCTTATATAATTCATAAAGATACACCATTAGGGCAAGAGTGGAAGGATATTGTACTTCCTAATGAAAAAAGAGTAGAATTAGGACTGAAAATGATAGCTTTAACAAGAATTTTTCTTAAAGATGTAAATATAGCAGCTACCACTGCACTTCAAGGATTGGATTCTCATGGAAGAGAAAAAGGACTTTTAGCAGGAGCAAATATACTTATGCCAACTGCCACATTGGAAGAACATAAAAAAAAGTATCTTCTTTATGATAACAAACCTGGAATAGAAGACAGTATAGAAAAATGCAGAGATGATATGGATATGAAAGTTAAATCTATAGGTGATGAAATAGTTTATGGAGAATGGGGAGATTCACTTCATTTTAAAAGAAAAAAAAGATAA
- a CDS encoding D-Ala-D-Ala carboxypeptidase family metallohydrolase codes for MKKLSFFVILTILFSGCMFSRAEIKRDEKISKYFTMGEAVDSALAKKYGIDNTPSKQQAANIRYTAVRLDKFRKLLGRPIQVSSWYRSSHVNKRVGGSDSSAHQSGLAVDIILKKGSAYKEFQKIIKSSLSYDQLIYYPKRGHLHIGFRKNMKKERQQVMMR; via the coding sequence TTGAAAAAGTTATCATTCTTTGTAATATTGACAATATTATTTTCAGGATGTATGTTTTCTCGAGCTGAGATTAAGAGAGATGAAAAAATCTCTAAATATTTTACAATGGGAGAGGCAGTTGATAGTGCTCTTGCCAAAAAATATGGGATAGACAATACTCCTTCAAAACAACAGGCAGCAAATATAAGATATACAGCTGTGAGATTAGATAAATTTAGAAAATTGCTGGGAAGACCAATTCAAGTAAGCAGTTGGTATAGAAGCAGCCATGTGAATAAGAGAGTAGGCGGTTCTGATAGCTCTGCTCATCAAAGTGGTCTTGCTGTTGATATAATATTAAAAAAAGGTTCAGCTTACAAAGAGTTTCAAAAAATAATAAAATCTTCATTAAGTTATGATCAATTAATATATTACCCTAAAAGGGGACATTTGCATATAGGTTTTCGAAAAAATATGAAAAAAGAAAGACAGCAAGTAATGATGAGATAG
- a CDS encoding DMT family transporter, producing MSNKTKAVFSMLISALGFTLMSVAVKYLKDIPLFEKVFFRNLVSLVVAFYLIKKSSSPVFGQKKNQLALLARSVFGLAGVILNFYAITHLTLADSTMLGKLSPIFVTIMACLFLKEKIDKEQIIGIFITFVGALLVIKPQFSLSIIPSISGLLSAAFSGTAYTLLRYLKDKENPDTIVFYFSIISVIGTLPFVLADYIMPTSTQFLLLLATGLFASIGQFGVTYAYKYSKATEVSIYTYSAIVFGILLGFIFFHEIPDILSLLGGGLIIAMAYYTFRHNQKKD from the coding sequence ATGTCAAACAAAACCAAAGCCGTATTTTCCATGCTTATATCTGCTCTAGGATTTACACTTATGAGTGTCGCAGTAAAATATCTAAAAGATATTCCTTTATTTGAAAAGGTATTTTTTAGAAATTTAGTAAGTCTTGTTGTAGCCTTTTATTTGATTAAAAAATCCTCTTCTCCTGTCTTTGGACAGAAAAAAAATCAATTAGCTCTCCTTGCCAGATCAGTATTTGGCCTTGCTGGTGTTATCCTTAATTTCTATGCTATAACCCATCTGACACTTGCTGATTCTACTATGCTTGGAAAGCTGTCGCCAATATTTGTTACTATAATGGCCTGTCTTTTCTTAAAAGAAAAAATAGACAAAGAACAGATTATTGGCATATTTATTACTTTTGTTGGAGCTTTATTGGTTATTAAGCCTCAGTTTTCTTTAAGTATAATTCCAAGTATCTCTGGATTGCTATCAGCTGCTTTTTCTGGAACTGCATATACACTTCTCAGATATCTTAAAGACAAAGAAAATCCTGATACTATTGTATTTTATTTTTCTATTATATCAGTAATAGGAACTTTACCCTTTGTCCTTGCTGATTATATAATGCCTACATCAACTCAGTTTTTGCTTCTGTTGGCCACAGGATTATTTGCTTCTATAGGGCAATTTGGAGTAACTTATGCTTATAAATATTCAAAAGCTACTGAAGTGTCTATTTATACCTATTCAGCAATTGTTTTTGGTATTCTGCTTGGATTCATATTCTTCCATGAAATACCAGATATATTGAGCCTCTTAGGTGGTGGTTTAATCATAGCTATGGCTTATTATACATTTAGACATAACCAGAAAAAAGATTAA
- a CDS encoding NUDIX hydrolase, whose product MVEKYKHLERREVFKNNHITVYSEKLQLPNEKVVDWTFTGKREAVGIIASFDDNTILMVKQYRPAVKKVTMEIPAGLVEEGEDPQEAALRELEEETGYKAGKIEKVCEFYNSPGVTDGKFYIYYAEELKKTHQHLDEDEFLEVERIAIKDINILKLSDAKTMLAVSFINNKKL is encoded by the coding sequence ATGGTAGAGAAATATAAACATTTAGAAAGAAGAGAAGTTTTTAAAAATAATCATATAACAGTTTATAGTGAAAAATTACAACTTCCTAATGAAAAAGTTGTAGACTGGACATTTACTGGAAAAAGAGAAGCTGTAGGAATAATAGCCTCATTTGATGATAATACTATTCTTATGGTAAAACAATATAGACCAGCAGTAAAGAAAGTAACAATGGAAATACCAGCAGGATTAGTAGAAGAAGGGGAAGATCCTCAAGAGGCAGCTTTAAGAGAATTAGAAGAAGAAACAGGTTATAAAGCTGGTAAAATAGAAAAAGTATGTGAATTTTATAATAGTCCTGGGGTAACAGATGGTAAATTTTATATTTATTATGCTGAAGAATTAAAAAAAACTCATCAGCACCTTGATGAAGATGAGTTTTTAGAAGTTGAAAGAATAGCTATAAAAGATATTAATATATTAAAACTTTCAGATGCTAAAACTATGCTGGCAGTAAGCTTTATAAATAATAAAAAACTTTAA